From a region of the Paenibacillus lutimineralis genome:
- a CDS encoding inorganic phosphate transporter, which yields MDTSLIIIFVVIILALGFDFINGFHDTANAIATSVSTRALKPRTAILMAAGMNFLGALLFTGVAKTIGGSVADPSTLDNGLEVLIATLLAAIIWNLITWWFGIPSSSSHALIGALAGAVYVGAGPDKLNWGGFTKIVEALIISPFLAFGIGFIVMKILKWIFAKRSPHTVNKGFRSMQVLTAAIQSFSHGTNDAQKAMGIITFALVTANFQDHMEVPLWVKIAAASAMALGTSLGGWKIIKTMGTKIFKIEPINGFAADLSSASVIFGATLIQLPVSTTHAITSSILGVGAAKRFSGVSWGLAGRIVIAWVITIPIVAVLAGLIYVVLF from the coding sequence ATGGATACGAGTCTAATAATTATTTTTGTTGTTATCATACTGGCGTTAGGCTTCGACTTTATTAACGGCTTCCATGATACAGCCAATGCGATTGCAACATCGGTCTCTACCCGGGCCTTGAAACCGCGGACGGCGATTTTGATGGCTGCCGGAATGAACTTCCTCGGAGCCTTGTTGTTTACCGGCGTTGCGAAGACGATCGGGGGGAGTGTGGCGGACCCTTCCACACTAGATAATGGTCTGGAAGTATTAATTGCTACTCTACTTGCTGCTATTATCTGGAACTTGATCACATGGTGGTTCGGTATACCGTCTTCTTCCTCACATGCCCTTATCGGTGCATTGGCTGGTGCGGTATATGTTGGAGCAGGACCGGATAAGTTGAACTGGGGCGGTTTTACCAAGATCGTTGAGGCATTGATTATTTCTCCATTCCTTGCGTTTGGGATCGGCTTTATTGTGATGAAGATTCTGAAATGGATCTTTGCCAAACGAAGCCCGCATACGGTCAACAAAGGATTCCGTTCCATGCAGGTGCTGACAGCTGCGATTCAGAGCTTCTCTCACGGTACGAATGATGCCCAGAAAGCGATGGGAATCATCACTTTCGCATTGGTGACGGCCAATTTCCAGGATCATATGGAAGTGCCGCTATGGGTTAAGATTGCTGCTGCATCCGCGATGGCTCTCGGTACATCTCTTGGGGGCTGGAAGATTATTAAGACGATGGGTACAAAAATATTCAAAATCGAACCGATTAACGGTTTTGCAGCGGATCTCTCATCGGCCTCAGTTATTTTTGGGGCGACGTTGATTCAATTGCCAGTCAGCACTACGCATGCTATTACGTCATCCATTCTTGGCGTTGGCGCTGCGAAACGGTTCTCTGGGGTTAGCTGGGGGCTAGCCGGTAGGATTGTTATCGCTTGGGTAATTACGATTCCAATCGTAGCTGTACTTGCAGGTTTGATCTATGTTGTATTGTTCTAA
- the corA gene encoding magnesium/cobalt transporter CorA — MIRVMGITHDHQVRTDIALEDIHNRHNFLWSWVDFSEPTDEEAELLGSFFQFHPLAIEDCILHIMQRPKIDFYEDHDFLVLHALDPDTLELIEVNLFIGENYLVSFHYRELQEIDMAWESIQKRALNRKMWERGPFTAAYLVIDNLVDQYFPCVYAVEDELDELEKLGSRESIEQLMNQVFDLRSRLLKLRRTIVPMRDLMYHILNSKHIQSQKEAGAYFSDIYDHLLKLSEMVESNREMTADLRDSYLSLNSNRMNGIMKTLTVITSVFMPLTLIAGIYGMNFANMPELHWRYGYFGILGLMGVLSIWMILSFMRRGWFK, encoded by the coding sequence ATGATTCGTGTGATGGGGATTACGCATGATCATCAGGTAAGAACGGATATTGCGTTGGAAGACATTCATAACAGACACAATTTTTTGTGGAGCTGGGTTGATTTCAGCGAACCAACAGATGAGGAAGCAGAGCTCTTGGGTTCCTTCTTCCAATTCCACCCACTAGCCATTGAGGATTGTATACTGCATATCATGCAGCGTCCCAAAATTGACTTCTACGAGGATCATGATTTTCTTGTTCTGCATGCGTTGGACCCGGACACGCTGGAGCTGATTGAGGTGAATCTGTTCATTGGCGAGAACTATTTGGTATCCTTTCATTACCGAGAGCTTCAGGAGATCGATATGGCCTGGGAGAGCATTCAGAAGCGGGCGCTGAACCGAAAGATGTGGGAGCGTGGCCCTTTTACCGCTGCTTATCTGGTCATCGACAATCTGGTCGATCAATATTTCCCTTGCGTCTATGCAGTGGAAGATGAACTGGACGAGCTTGAGAAGCTGGGCAGTCGAGAGTCGATCGAGCAACTGATGAATCAAGTATTCGATCTACGAAGCAGGCTGCTCAAGCTGCGCCGGACGATCGTACCGATGCGCGATCTAATGTATCATATCCTCAATTCGAAGCATATTCAGTCGCAGAAGGAGGCAGGAGCGTACTTCTCAGATATCTATGATCATCTGCTGAAGCTGTCGGAAATGGTCGAATCCAATCGTGAGATGACGGCGGATCTCCGCGACTCCTATCTCTCATTGAACTCCAACCGGATGAATGGCATTATGAAGACCCTGACCGTGATCACCAGTGTATTTATGCCGCTGACGCTCATCGCCGGCATTTATGGCATGAACTTCGCGAACATGCCTGAGCTGCACTGGCGCTATGGCTATTTTGGCATACTCGGCCTGATGGGTGTGCTCAGCATTTGGATGATACTCAGCTTCATGCGGCGAGGCTGGTTCAAATGA
- the galU gene encoding UTP--glucose-1-phosphate uridylyltransferase GalU: MKIRKAIIPAAGYGTRLLPATKAMPKEMLPIIDKPTIQFIIEEAAAAGIEEILVVTGKGKKVIEDHFDSAHELEYFLEQKGKFEELRKVREFTGLADIHYIRQSDRKGLGHAIHVGRKFIGGEPFAVLLGDTFFESEPPALGQLIKGFDRFQTSILGVQTVPEEKVSKYGIVDAKPLIDAFAYVNQLVEKPQAGTVPSRLAMVGRYILTPSIFDILENQPPGVGGEIQLTDALNRLLTREAVYTCEINGRWHDVGDPLGYLKAILAITGHRGNLKNDLQEEVNRLLQVDKDIPSSEQ, translated from the coding sequence TTGAAGATTCGTAAGGCGATCATACCGGCAGCAGGTTACGGAACGCGGCTTCTTCCAGCAACCAAAGCAATGCCCAAGGAAATGCTTCCGATTATTGATAAACCAACGATTCAATTCATTATCGAGGAAGCGGCGGCGGCCGGAATCGAGGAGATTCTGGTTGTCACTGGTAAAGGGAAGAAGGTCATCGAGGATCATTTTGATTCTGCACATGAGCTCGAATACTTCCTGGAACAGAAGGGAAAGTTCGAAGAGCTTCGCAAGGTGAGGGAATTTACTGGTCTGGCAGACATTCATTATATCCGCCAATCTGATCGTAAAGGGCTGGGCCACGCGATTCATGTGGGTAGAAAGTTTATTGGGGGAGAGCCTTTTGCTGTTCTGCTTGGAGATACCTTCTTCGAGTCAGAGCCTCCAGCACTGGGGCAGTTGATCAAGGGCTTCGACAGATTCCAGACATCCATTCTGGGAGTTCAGACGGTACCAGAAGAGAAAGTATCCAAATATGGGATTGTGGATGCCAAGCCATTGATTGATGCTTTCGCCTATGTCAATCAATTAGTCGAGAAGCCCCAGGCGGGTACGGTCCCTTCGCGTCTGGCTATGGTAGGGCGTTATATTCTTACACCATCCATCTTTGATATTCTGGAGAATCAGCCACCAGGCGTAGGAGGTGAAATCCAGCTCACCGACGCGTTGAACAGGCTCCTGACCAGGGAAGCCGTCTATACTTGCGAGATCAACGGCCGCTGGCATGATGTTGGAGACCCGCTTGGCTATCTTAAGGCCATTCTCGCGATTACAGGGCACCGTGGAAATCTGAAGAATGATCTTCAAGAAGAAGTAAACAGACTGCTGCAAGTTGACAAGGATATCCCTAGTTCCGAACAATAA
- a CDS encoding glycosyltransferase family 8 protein, whose translation MVELALAFTDKDGSYAEHAAVVLTSVFRNTSSQVNVHILHDESLTRENMLRIKQLVTHYNHTVKFYSIVLARDLAEVVGGAQSVNTWTWGSMYRLLLPSLLDVSKVIYLDCDVLVNLDIQELWNIDLNGCYLAAARDQGAVGITDNLSPLGLNPDTYFNSGVIIFELNNIRQNSEWYVKMQDFLRQYPSTTLPDQDVLNHIYGDNYLQLGEEFNAFSISNTDLDFNHKIVHFAGETKWWDPVSPGFALYQEYLNLTPWRLPESHFGPVGPILPEHGTELDERSFTFRLDHGEPSMREESIHAGNQHPVQPVHSMKKARMKRSKRLKKFKKLTRLKSSKRPVKRAGFTRNLKPSLRRIHRITSVQRRSRLKRKRRVWSSYPGKVMPSRTSRQVVVRRQKKVTRTA comes from the coding sequence ATGGTTGAACTGGCCTTAGCATTTACAGATAAGGATGGAAGTTATGCAGAACATGCCGCTGTCGTTCTTACATCGGTCTTCCGCAATACAAGTTCACAAGTTAACGTTCATATTCTTCATGACGAGTCGTTAACCAGAGAGAACATGCTAAGAATTAAACAGCTGGTTACACATTATAATCATACTGTTAAATTCTACTCTATCGTCTTGGCTCGTGACTTGGCCGAAGTTGTCGGGGGGGCCCAATCGGTTAATACATGGACTTGGGGAAGCATGTACCGTCTGCTTCTGCCTTCTCTGCTTGATGTCAGCAAAGTTATTTACCTGGACTGCGATGTGCTGGTAAATCTGGATATTCAAGAATTGTGGAATATCGATTTGAATGGTTGCTATCTGGCCGCGGCCCGAGATCAAGGCGCCGTAGGAATTACTGACAATCTCTCACCCTTAGGATTAAATCCGGATACTTACTTCAATTCGGGCGTTATCATATTTGAACTTAACAATATTCGTCAAAACTCGGAGTGGTATGTGAAGATGCAGGATTTCCTGCGGCAATATCCTAGCACAACCCTACCTGACCAGGATGTACTCAATCACATTTATGGTGACAATTATTTGCAACTTGGTGAAGAATTTAACGCCTTTAGCATCAGTAATACGGATCTAGACTTCAATCATAAAATTGTGCACTTTGCTGGCGAGACGAAGTGGTGGGACCCCGTGTCTCCAGGCTTCGCCCTGTATCAGGAATATCTTAATTTGACACCGTGGAGATTGCCTGAGTCACATTTCGGCCCGGTTGGTCCTATATTGCCTGAGCATGGGACAGAGTTGGATGAGCGGTCGTTCACGTTTCGATTGGATCATGGTGAGCCATCGATGCGGGAGGAGTCTATACATGCCGGGAACCAGCATCCAGTGCAGCCTGTGCACTCCATGAAGAAGGCGCGGATGAAGCGATCGAAGAGACTGAAGAAGTTCAAGAAATTGACGAGGCTGAAATCATCGAAGAGACCTGTAAAACGGGCCGGATTCACCCGAAACCTCAAGCCTTCTTTACGTCGTATACATCGGATAACATCGGTGCAGCGGAGATCCCGATTGAAGCGTAAGAGAAGAGTGTGGAGTTCCTATCCGGGTAAAGTTATGCCTTCGAGAACGAGTCGGCAAGTCGTTGTACGTCGGCAAAAAAAGGTTACCAGAACTGCCTAG
- a CDS encoding YerC/YecD family TrpR-related protein produces the protein MQLKKLNDKTIDQLFEAILSLENVEECYVFFDDLCTVNEIQSLSQRLEVARMLGKGSTYNQIEAETGASTATISRVKRCLNYGNDGYKMALERINL, from the coding sequence GTGCAACTTAAGAAGTTGAATGATAAGACAATCGATCAATTGTTTGAAGCGATACTTTCTTTGGAGAATGTTGAGGAATGCTACGTCTTCTTTGATGATCTTTGTACAGTTAACGAAATACAATCGCTCTCCCAGCGTCTGGAGGTAGCGAGAATGCTTGGCAAGGGTTCTACATATAATCAGATCGAAGCTGAGACTGGAGCTAGTACGGCAACAATTTCACGTGTTAAGCGCTGTCTTAATTATGGTAATGATGGGTATAAAATGGCGCTTGAGCGCATCAACCTGTAA
- a CDS encoding sirohydrochlorin chelatase produces the protein MKSFLGKPGVLVISHGSPDLDWVAFVDEAVAGAVVELQGNIPIVSSFLEIVEGRLIQDGIDQLEAWGVTDIIVIPLFVSSGSTHIDEISYALGMKSTPEKETDLEPFSLSARVFFGDPIDDDPIVAEIVWDKVKELSTRPEREVLLLVGHGSRHEGFRQRWERGIAGLSARVGRLGGLAHADYALLSPDSLRSKVSYWQEERGYEVIVAPLFLSKGYFTGTVIPSRLEGLSYRYLGEALLPHSRLSRWIYHQILNIMGSLKL, from the coding sequence ATGAAGAGTTTTCTGGGGAAGCCCGGGGTACTTGTTATTAGTCACGGGTCCCCTGATTTGGACTGGGTAGCCTTCGTCGACGAAGCGGTTGCAGGTGCGGTGGTAGAACTACAGGGAAATATCCCAATCGTATCCTCCTTTCTGGAGATTGTGGAAGGGCGGCTGATCCAAGACGGAATCGATCAGTTGGAAGCCTGGGGAGTGACAGATATTATCGTCATTCCGTTATTCGTCTCGTCGGGCAGTACTCATATCGATGAGATTTCATATGCACTTGGCATGAAGAGCACGCCGGAGAAGGAAACGGATTTAGAGCCTTTTTCTTTATCCGCTCGCGTGTTTTTTGGCGATCCGATCGATGACGATCCGATCGTGGCAGAGATCGTCTGGGATAAGGTGAAGGAGCTGTCGACCAGGCCGGAGCGGGAAGTGCTGCTTCTCGTTGGCCATGGCAGTCGGCATGAGGGCTTCCGACAGCGCTGGGAGCGGGGGATCGCAGGACTATCCGCGCGTGTTGGTCGTCTCGGCGGTTTGGCTCATGCCGATTATGCGCTTCTAAGTCCGGATAGCTTACGCAGTAAAGTAAGCTATTGGCAGGAGGAGCGGGGCTATGAGGTGATCGTTGCTCCGCTATTTTTAAGTAAGGGCTACTTCACCGGTACAGTGATTCCATCTCGTCTAGAGGGACTATCTTATCGCTACCTGGGGGAGGCTTTATTGCCACATTCCAGGTTGTCCCGCTGGATATATCATCAGATATTGAATATAATGGGATCATTGAAATTATGA
- a CDS encoding diacylglycerol kinase, with amino-acid sequence MKKARLIYNPTSGREEMRRLLPSILDRLDQAGIETSCHATTGDGDATREAAESVQRGYDILIAAGGDGTLNEVVNGMAGYDDLPPLGIFPLGTTNDFARAMKIPKRWEDFCDLVIENKTRPIDIGKVNGRHFINIAGGGSLTELTYEVPSRLKTMIGQLAYYMKGIEKMINLSPTELVIRAEGIGEVEGEFMMFLIANSNSVGGFERLAPDARIDDGLLDVIAVKKCNLAEFIRLVTMALRGDHFNDPRIMYFKTERMEVTSPGHVLLNLDGELGGELPGVFEILPRHLHIFAHE; translated from the coding sequence ATGAAAAAAGCTAGGCTTATCTATAATCCTACTTCCGGAAGGGAAGAAATGCGGAGATTGCTTCCGTCTATTCTGGATCGGTTGGACCAGGCCGGTATAGAGACTTCTTGTCATGCGACGACTGGAGACGGAGATGCTACGCGTGAGGCCGCTGAATCCGTGCAGCGTGGCTATGACATTCTAATTGCTGCCGGTGGCGATGGGACGCTGAACGAGGTCGTGAACGGGATGGCAGGGTATGATGATTTGCCGCCATTAGGTATTTTTCCGCTTGGAACGACCAATGACTTCGCGCGGGCAATGAAGATTCCAAAGCGCTGGGAAGATTTCTGTGATCTGGTCATTGAGAATAAGACGAGACCGATTGATATCGGTAAGGTGAACGGACGACATTTTATAAATATTGCAGGTGGCGGCTCACTAACGGAATTAACCTATGAGGTTCCAAGCCGTTTGAAGACGATGATCGGTCAATTGGCTTACTACATGAAGGGAATCGAGAAAATGATCAACCTCTCGCCTACGGAGCTGGTTATCCGTGCTGAAGGGATCGGCGAGGTAGAGGGCGAGTTCATGATGTTCCTGATCGCGAACAGCAACTCGGTTGGCGGCTTCGAGCGGCTGGCGCCAGACGCCAGAATCGATGACGGCCTACTAGACGTCATTGCCGTGAAGAAATGTAATCTGGCGGAGTTTATCCGCTTGGTTACAATGGCACTGCGCGGCGATCATTTCAATGATCCTCGGATCATGTACTTCAAGACAGAACGGATGGAGGTTACCTCCCCAGGGCATGTCCTGCTCAACCTGGATGGTGAACTCGGCGGCGAACTCCCAGGCGTTTTCGAGATTTTGCCGCGGCATTTGCATATTTTTGCGCATGAGTAG